A DNA window from Xiphias gladius isolate SHS-SW01 ecotype Sanya breed wild chromosome 3, ASM1685928v1, whole genome shotgun sequence contains the following coding sequences:
- the adap2 gene encoding arf-GAP with dual PH domain-containing protein 2 isoform X2, whose product MANRERNKKILVELVRRPDNSRCADCGAPDPDWASYKLGVFVCLNCSGFHRSLSSQVKSIKLDFWEDKLVEIMKSNGNASAQALYEKAVPPYYYRPQQNDCVVLREQWTRAKYERMEFTGETKYPPLSYTTGFYEGMLWKKGKENTQFLKRKFVLSEREFTLTYYNKDNESRGPKAVISIKDLNATFQPEKIGHPHGLQITYQDDSHTRNLYVYHESPEEIVTWYNAIRAARYAYLKTAYPTGSDEELIPKITRNYLKEGYMEKTGPLHKEPFKKRWFILDSQNRKLFYFKGQLDAEELGAIFIGTESNGYSVRECIPKHARGNKWNCGIMVETPQRQFVFMCEQEREQREWLDVLRQVLSRPMAPQDYTIEANIRYKR is encoded by the exons ATGGCGAACCGCGAGCGAAACAAAAAGATCTTAGTGGAACTGGTGAGGCGGCCGGACAACAGCCGGTGCGCGGACTGCGGCGCGCCAG ATCCAGACTGGGCCTCCTACAAGCTcggcgtgtttgtgtgtctgaactGCTCGGGCTTCCATCGCAGCCTGTCCAGCCAGGTCAAATCCATAAAGCTGGACTTCTGGGAGGATAAGCTGGTGGAG ATCATGAAATCCAATGGCAACGCCAGCGCCCAAGCTTTGTACGAGAAAGCTGTTCCACCATACTACTATCGGCCCCAGCAGAATGACTGCGT TGTCCTGAGAGAGCAGTGGACCCGGGCTAAATACGAAAGGATGGAATTCACAGGAGAAACCAAGTATCCACCACTTTCATATACCACAG GTTTCTATGAGGGGATGctgtggaagaaaggaaaagagaacacGCAGTTTCTGAAGAGGAAATTTGtgctgtcagagagagagtttaCCCTGACTTACTACAACAAGGATAAT GAGTCCAGAGGCCCTAAAGCTGTAATCTCCATCAAGGACCTGAACGCCACCTTTCAACCGGAGAAGATTGGTCATCCTCATGGGCTGCAGATCACCTACCAAGACGACAGTCACACCAGGAACCTCTATGTTTATCACGAGAGTCCTGAG GAAATCGTCACATGGTACAACGCCATTCGTGCAGCTCGCTATGCCTACCTGAAGACAGCATACCCGACTGGAAGCGATGAAGAA CTGATACCAAAGATAACAAGAAACTACCTCAAAGAGGGATACATGGAAAAGACAGGGCCATTG CATAAGGAGCCATTCAAAAAGAGGTGGTTTATTCTGGACTCtcaaaacaggaagttgttCTACTTCAAAGGCCAGCTG GACGCAGAGGAGTTAGGGGCCATTTTCATCGGCACAGAGAGCAACGGTTACTCTGTGAGGGAGTGCATCCCAAAGCATGCTCGGGGAAACAAGTGGAACTGTGGCATTATGGTGGAGACGCCCCAGCGACAGTTTGTCTTCATGTGCgagcaggagagggagcagagagagtggCTGGATGTCCTCAGACAGGTCCTGTCCAGGCCCATGGCACCGCAGGATTACACCA TCGAAGCCAACATCAGGTATAAACGATGA
- the adap2 gene encoding arf-GAP with dual PH domain-containing protein 2 isoform X1, with translation MTDWSLIVWGFFCFVAIYKANQSPVVEEETFTYNPDWASYKLGVFVCLNCSGFHRSLSSQVKSIKLDFWEDKLVEIMKSNGNASAQALYEKAVPPYYYRPQQNDCVVLREQWTRAKYERMEFTGETKYPPLSYTTGFYEGMLWKKGKENTQFLKRKFVLSEREFTLTYYNKDNESRGPKAVISIKDLNATFQPEKIGHPHGLQITYQDDSHTRNLYVYHESPEEIVTWYNAIRAARYAYLKTAYPTGSDEELIPKITRNYLKEGYMEKTGPLHKEPFKKRWFILDSQNRKLFYFKGQLDAEELGAIFIGTESNGYSVRECIPKHARGNKWNCGIMVETPQRQFVFMCEQEREQREWLDVLRQVLSRPMAPQDYTIEANIRYKR, from the exons ATGACAGACTGGAGTTTAAtagtttgggggtttttttgttttgttgctatTTATAAAGCTAATCAGTCTCCGGTGGTGGAAGAGGAAACCTTTACTTACA ATCCAGACTGGGCCTCCTACAAGCTcggcgtgtttgtgtgtctgaactGCTCGGGCTTCCATCGCAGCCTGTCCAGCCAGGTCAAATCCATAAAGCTGGACTTCTGGGAGGATAAGCTGGTGGAG ATCATGAAATCCAATGGCAACGCCAGCGCCCAAGCTTTGTACGAGAAAGCTGTTCCACCATACTACTATCGGCCCCAGCAGAATGACTGCGT TGTCCTGAGAGAGCAGTGGACCCGGGCTAAATACGAAAGGATGGAATTCACAGGAGAAACCAAGTATCCACCACTTTCATATACCACAG GTTTCTATGAGGGGATGctgtggaagaaaggaaaagagaacacGCAGTTTCTGAAGAGGAAATTTGtgctgtcagagagagagtttaCCCTGACTTACTACAACAAGGATAAT GAGTCCAGAGGCCCTAAAGCTGTAATCTCCATCAAGGACCTGAACGCCACCTTTCAACCGGAGAAGATTGGTCATCCTCATGGGCTGCAGATCACCTACCAAGACGACAGTCACACCAGGAACCTCTATGTTTATCACGAGAGTCCTGAG GAAATCGTCACATGGTACAACGCCATTCGTGCAGCTCGCTATGCCTACCTGAAGACAGCATACCCGACTGGAAGCGATGAAGAA CTGATACCAAAGATAACAAGAAACTACCTCAAAGAGGGATACATGGAAAAGACAGGGCCATTG CATAAGGAGCCATTCAAAAAGAGGTGGTTTATTCTGGACTCtcaaaacaggaagttgttCTACTTCAAAGGCCAGCTG GACGCAGAGGAGTTAGGGGCCATTTTCATCGGCACAGAGAGCAACGGTTACTCTGTGAGGGAGTGCATCCCAAAGCATGCTCGGGGAAACAAGTGGAACTGTGGCATTATGGTGGAGACGCCCCAGCGACAGTTTGTCTTCATGTGCgagcaggagagggagcagagagagtggCTGGATGTCCTCAGACAGGTCCTGTCCAGGCCCATGGCACCGCAGGATTACACCA TCGAAGCCAACATCAGGTATAAACGATGA
- the LOC120807391 gene encoding mitochondrial Rho GTPase 1-A, which yields MRKDVRILLVGEPKVGKTSLIMSLVSEEFPDEVPLRAEEITIPADVTPERVPTHIVDYSEAEQSDEQLSQEISKANVICIVYSVNNKKSIEKVTSHWIPLINDRTDKDSRVPLILVGNKSDLVEHSSMETILPIMNQYQDIETCVECSAKNLKNISELFYYAQKAVLHPTGPLYCPEEKELKPSCIKALTRIFKVSDLDNDGVLNDNELNFFQRTCFNTPLAPQALEDVKNVVRRNMTDGVKDNGLTLKGFLFLHTLFIQRGRHETTWTVLRRFGYDDDLELTQEYLYPMIKIPPDCTTELNHNAYLFLQSVFDKHDKDRDCALSPDEVKDLFKVFPYMPWGPDVNNTVSTNDQGWITYQGYLSQWTLTTYLDVQRSLEYLGYLGYSIIYEQESQAAAITVTRNKRIDLQKKQTQRSVFRCNVLGARGSGKSGFLQAFLGRNLQRQRRVREDHKSFYAISTTYVYGQEKYLLLHEVMPDFDFLSEADLACDVVCLVYDINSPRSFEYCAKVYKQYFIDSKTPCVVIAAKSDLHEVRQHYSLSPHEFCRKHKLHPPQPFTCNMTDAPNKDIYTRLTTMAMYPHMAQADLKNSTFWLRASVGATVFAVLGFAMYRALLKQR from the exons ATGAGAAAGGACGTGAGAATACTACTTGTAGGGGAAC CCAAAGTGGGGAAGACATCACTGATAATGTCGCTGGTCAGTGAGGAGTTTCCTGATGAG GTTCCCCTCCGAGCTGAGGAGATCACCATCCCAGCTGACGTCACCCCAGAGAGAGTGCCCACACACATTGTGGACTACTCAG AAGCAGAACAGTCAGATGAGCAGCTGTCTCAAGAAATATCCAAG GCAAATGTTATCTGCATAGTTTACTCAGTCAACAACAAGAAGTCCATTGAAAAG GTGACAAGCCACTGGATTCCCCTCATAAATGACAGAACGGACAAAGACAGCAG GGTGCCATTAATCCTTGTGGGGAACAAGTCGGACCTGGTGGAACACAGCAGCATGGAGACCATCCTACCAATCATGAATCAATACCAGGACATTGAGACCTGTGTAGAG TGCTCTgccaaaaacctgaaaaacatcTCTGAGCTGTTTTATTACGCCCAGAAGGCCGTTCTTCACCCGACAGGACCCCTCTACTGcccagaggagaaggag CTGAAGCCTTCTTGCATTAAGGCTTTAACTAGAATCTTTAAAGTGTCTGACCTGGACAACGATGGTGTCCTTAATGACAATGAGCTCAACTTCTTCCAG agAACGTGTTTCAATACACCACTGGCGCCCCAGGCCTTAGAGGATGTAAAGAACGTGGTCAGGAGGAACATGACCGACGGAGTCAAGGACAACGGACTAACACTCAAAG GCTTCCTGTTCCTGCACACCCTCTTCATACAGCGAGGTCGACACGAGACCACCTGGACTGTGCTGAGGAGGTTTGGTTATGACGATGATCTGGAGCTCACACAGGAATACCTGTACCCCAT GATAAAGATCCCCCCAGACTGCACCACAGAGCTTAATCACAACGCTTACCTCTTCCTTCAGAGTGTGTTTGACAAGCATGACAAA GACAGAGATTGTGCGCTGTCGCCGGACGAGGTGAAGGACTTGTTCAAAGTGTTTCCCTACATGCCATGGGGTCCGGATGTAAACAACACAGTTAGCACTAACGATCAGGGATGGATCACATACCAGGGATACCTCTCGCAGTGGAC GTTAACAACATATCTAGACGTACAGCGTAGTTTAGAGTATTTAGGTTACCTGGGTTACTCCATCATCTATGAACAGGAGTCCCAAGCAGCTGCGATTACAG TGACACGTAACAAGCGCATTGATCTGCAGAAGAAACAGACCCAGCGCAGCGTTTTCCGCTGCAACGTCTTGGGGGCGCGGGGCAGCGGGAAGAGCGGCTTCCTCCAAGCTTTCCTGGGCAGAAACCTGCAG CGACAGAGGCGGGTTAGAGAAGACCACAAGTCCTTCTATGCCATCAGCACAACATATGTTTATGGTCAGGAGAAGTACCTGCTG CTCCATGAGGTGATGCCAGATTTTGACTTCCTGTCAGAGGCGGACTTAGCCTGTGACGTGGTCTGCCTGGTGTACGACATCAACAGTCCACGCTCGTTTGAATACTGTGCCAAAGTGTACAAG CAATACTTCATAGACAGCAAGACGCCGTGTGTGGTGATCGCTGCCAAGTCGGACCTGCACGAAGTACGGCAACACTACAGCCTTTCACCGCACGAGTTCTGCCGTAAGCACAAGCTCCACCCGCCCCAGCCGTTTACGTGCAACATGACCGACGCACCCAACAAAGACATCTACACTAGACTCACCACCATGGCCATGTATCC GCACATGGCTCAGGCAGACCTGAAGAACTCCACCTTCTGGCTGAGAGCGAGCGTCGGTGCCACTGTGTTTGCCGTGCTGGGCTTTGCCATGTACAGAGCACTGCTCAAACAGCGGTGA
- the c3h17orf75 gene encoding protein Njmu-R1 isoform X2, protein MFTSQTSSFQDSLDVEERDDFDSEEIAGYSQKIQLSCYYTIYLYQGTSLTLIDSSLPVEAEPELRTYISRRLSKGALLGGMGNIATVELSVPEEAVGCYCCLLEQERSPEQPDTDGNGYVICFMGGSEKGLNLFRLELDKYVQGLHSSLQTPELRNLETEVRPYLSRWYEESVMHIYRVVQLVQSNISFLLHAALSHTHVEIINSDERTKADVSRFIKAASLQGLSQQDTTTASLCKAISEDTQSDLVIDCSTSPPTLSNTVSNRFCDDWIQAFLNAAERCNPFLLRQILENFKLKAIQDMNSLKRFVRQAEMSHYALFRCCQFLQGCGNGDVLLQNARAEHSDLPEACSIITVLEEFLREQSQAQV, encoded by the exons ATGTTTACCTCCCAAACCTCGTCCTTCCAGGATTCACTTGAcgtggaagagagagatgacTTTGACAGCGAAGAAATTGCTGGATACAGCCAGAAAATTCAGCTGAGCTGTTACTACACCATCTATCTTTATCAGGGCACAAG CCTGACACTAATTGACAGCAGCCTGCCAGTGGAGGCGGAACCTGAGCTGCGGACCTACATTTCAAGGAGGCTGAGCAAAGGAGCCCTGCTCGGAGGCATGGGCAACATCGCCACTGTGGAACTCAG TGTCCCAGAGGAGGCGGTCGGCTGCTACTGCTGTCTCCTGGAGCAAGAAAGGTCCCCTGAACAGCCTGACACTGATGGCAATGGATACGTCATCTGCTTCATGGGTGGCTCTGAAAAAGGACTGAACTT ATTTAGATTAGAGCTTGATAAATACGTTCAAGGCCTGCATAGCAGCCTGCAAACCCCAGAG CTGAGAAACCTGGAGACAGAGGTGCGTCCCTATCTGAGCCGGTGGTACGAGGAGTCTGTGATGCACATTTATCGAGTGGTGCAGCTGGTCCAGAGCAACATCAGCTTCTTGCTGCACGCT GCTCTGAGTCACACACATGTGGAGATCATCAATTCAGACGAGAGGACAAAGGCTGATGTGTCCAG GTTCATTAAAGCAGCCAGTTTGCAGGGTCTGTCCCAGCAGGACACCACAACAGCTTCTCTGTGTAAGGCTATCTCAGAGGACACGCAGTCTGACCTGGTTATAGACTGCTCCACCAGCCCGCCCACACTCTCCAACACAG TCAGTAATCGTTTCTGTGATGACTGGATTCAGGCATTTCTAAATGCTGCAGAGCGTTGTAATCCCTTCCTGCTCAGACAGATTCTGGAGAACTTCAAACTTAAG GCCATCCAGGACATGAACAGCCTGAAGCGCTTTGTGCGGCAGGCAGAGATGAGTCACTACGCCCTGTTTCGCTGCTGTCAGTTCCTACAGGGCTGCGGAAATGGGGATGTGTTGCTGCAGAATGCCAGGGCGGAGCACAGTGACCTGCCTGAAGCCTGCAGCATCATCACTGTCCTGGAGGAGTTCCTCAGGGAACAGTCCCAAGCCCAAGTCTGA
- the c3h17orf75 gene encoding protein Njmu-R1 isoform X1 gives MFTSQTSSFQDSLDVEERDDFDSEEIAGYSQKIQLSCYYTIYLYQGTRSEASGENVAWNQRRADSTTSQDDFSLTLIDSSLPVEAEPELRTYISRRLSKGALLGGMGNIATVELSVPEEAVGCYCCLLEQERSPEQPDTDGNGYVICFMGGSEKGLNLFRLELDKYVQGLHSSLQTPELRNLETEVRPYLSRWYEESVMHIYRVVQLVQSNISFLLHAALSHTHVEIINSDERTKADVSRFIKAASLQGLSQQDTTTASLCKAISEDTQSDLVIDCSTSPPTLSNTVSNRFCDDWIQAFLNAAERCNPFLLRQILENFKLKAIQDMNSLKRFVRQAEMSHYALFRCCQFLQGCGNGDVLLQNARAEHSDLPEACSIITVLEEFLREQSQAQV, from the exons ATGTTTACCTCCCAAACCTCGTCCTTCCAGGATTCACTTGAcgtggaagagagagatgacTTTGACAGCGAAGAAATTGCTGGATACAGCCAGAAAATTCAGCTGAGCTGTTACTACACCATCTATCTTTATCAGGGCACAAG ATCTGAGGCTTCTGGGGAAAATGTGGCATGGAACCAGAGGAGAGCGGACTCCACAACCAGTCAGGATGACTTTAG CCTGACACTAATTGACAGCAGCCTGCCAGTGGAGGCGGAACCTGAGCTGCGGACCTACATTTCAAGGAGGCTGAGCAAAGGAGCCCTGCTCGGAGGCATGGGCAACATCGCCACTGTGGAACTCAG TGTCCCAGAGGAGGCGGTCGGCTGCTACTGCTGTCTCCTGGAGCAAGAAAGGTCCCCTGAACAGCCTGACACTGATGGCAATGGATACGTCATCTGCTTCATGGGTGGCTCTGAAAAAGGACTGAACTT ATTTAGATTAGAGCTTGATAAATACGTTCAAGGCCTGCATAGCAGCCTGCAAACCCCAGAG CTGAGAAACCTGGAGACAGAGGTGCGTCCCTATCTGAGCCGGTGGTACGAGGAGTCTGTGATGCACATTTATCGAGTGGTGCAGCTGGTCCAGAGCAACATCAGCTTCTTGCTGCACGCT GCTCTGAGTCACACACATGTGGAGATCATCAATTCAGACGAGAGGACAAAGGCTGATGTGTCCAG GTTCATTAAAGCAGCCAGTTTGCAGGGTCTGTCCCAGCAGGACACCACAACAGCTTCTCTGTGTAAGGCTATCTCAGAGGACACGCAGTCTGACCTGGTTATAGACTGCTCCACCAGCCCGCCCACACTCTCCAACACAG TCAGTAATCGTTTCTGTGATGACTGGATTCAGGCATTTCTAAATGCTGCAGAGCGTTGTAATCCCTTCCTGCTCAGACAGATTCTGGAGAACTTCAAACTTAAG GCCATCCAGGACATGAACAGCCTGAAGCGCTTTGTGCGGCAGGCAGAGATGAGTCACTACGCCCTGTTTCGCTGCTGTCAGTTCCTACAGGGCTGCGGAAATGGGGATGTGTTGCTGCAGAATGCCAGGGCGGAGCACAGTGACCTGCCTGAAGCCTGCAGCATCATCACTGTCCTGGAGGAGTTCCTCAGGGAACAGTCCCAAGCCCAAGTCTGA